The genomic DNA AGCGCCAGCAGGGTCACCAGGAGCTGCATCTCTCCAGGAGCCTAGCAACGGTTCGGCAGCTCGGCCTGTTTCCTGGCGAGCGCTGAACGAATCAGTGCGGCGCGGGCCCCAGGCTCTCGCGCGCCTTCACTAGCGTCGCGTCCATGCCGGAGGGCTCTTCCTCGAGGCCCTCGCGGATCATCCTGCGCAGCTCGGGCGTGTCCCTCTCGCCGTGGACGCTGACCGCGTGCTCCACCGACGCCTGGATCACTTCGTCTTCTTCGCCGGAGATGGTCAGGCTGCAGTTCGAATCGCTGGGCATGCGGCGGCAATCGGAGACTTTTCTGGTCATGGCGACACCTCGAGACGCTCTGCGTCCGAAGGTGGCCATCGCCGCGATTCGGTCGCTAGAGCTTCCGCTTGGTGCCCGTGCGGCGGTACGCGAGGTAGTCGCGCAGGATCTCCTCGTGGTCGAAGCAGAGCGGGGCAGGCGGCGCGTCGAACGGAAAGGTGCGCGCCTCCTTGGCGTCGTCGGCGCCGTGCGGCTCGCCGGTCGCCTTGGCGATGAAGACGGTGGAGATGTTGTGCTGCCGCGGATCGCGCTTGGGATCCGAGTAGGTGAAGAACTGCTCGGTGAGCGTCACGTCGAGCGTGGTTTCTTCCTTGGCCTCGCGCACGGCCGCGTGCTCCAGGCTCTCGCCCTCGTCGACGAAGCCGCCCGGGAGCGCCCAGCCGTGCGGCGGGTTCTTGCGCTGGATGAGCACGATGCGGTCGCCGGGGAGCTCGATGATGGTGTCGACGGTGGGCTTTGGGTTCTTGTACTCGGGCATGGCGAGCAGCCTACGTCCAAGACGTTTCGGGATGCGTCCGAAACGTTTCGGGGTGGCTCGAAGACGTCTTGGAGTGGCTCGAAGATGTCTTGGACGGTGTCGAAGACGTCTTGGGATGAGCCGAAGATGTCTTGGGATGACTCCGAGACGTCTTGGACGGTGCCGAAGACGTCTTGGACGGTGCCGAAGACGTCTTGGAGCGGCCCGAGGACGTCTTGGGATGAGTCCGAGACGTCTTGGATGATGCCGAAGACGTCTTGCCGGGCTCTCACGGCGAGCCCGATGACGTGTACCCGAAGCAGCGAGCCCCGAGAAGCTCGCTCGCTCTGCGCATTGGCCCCCTTCCTGCTTGCCGGCTCCACGCACATGGTTACGTTGGGTCCGCGCGAGGGGACAGCCGGCGCGCCGAGGACTTTTTCGCCATGAGAATCGACAAGTTCACCGTGAAGGCGCAGGAGGCGCTGCAGGCCGCCCAGGCGCTGGCGCGCCGCCGCGACAACCAGAGCGTCGAGCCCGAGCACGTGGCCGCCGCGCTCATGGAGCAGCAGGACGGCATCGTCGTCCCCCTGCTTCAGAAGGTCGGCGCCGAGCCCACGCTGGTTCGCTCGCGCATCGACGAGGCGCTCAACAAGCAGTCCAAGGTCGAGGGCGGCGAGGCCTACCTCGCGCAGCGCACGCTCAAGCTCCTCGACAAGGCCGAGGACGAGGCCAAGTCGCTCAAGGACGAGTACGTCTCCACCGAGCACATCCTGCTCGCGCTCACCCAGGACAAGGGCGCCGCGGGCGAGGCGTTCACCTCCAGCGGCGTCACCCGCGACCGCGTGCTCGCGGTGCTCAAGGACTTCCGCAAGGGCGGCCGGGTAACCACCCAGGACGCCGAGGGCAGCTACCGCGCCCTCGAGAAGTACACGCGCGACCTCACCGAGCAGGCCCGCGCGGGCAAGCTGGATCCGGTCATCGGCCGCGACGAAGAGATCCGCCGGGTGATCCAGGTGCTCAGCCGCCGCACCAAGAACAACCCCGTGCTCATCGGCGAGCCCGGCGTGGGCAAGACTGCCATCGCCGAAGGCCTCGCGAGCCGAATCGTCGACGGCGACGTGCCCGAGGGCCTCAAGGACAAGCGGCTCCTCGCGCTCGACATGGGCGCGCTGGTGGCCGGCGCCAAGTTCCGCGGCGAGTTCGAGGAGCGCCTCAAGTCCGTGCTGAAGGAGGTGGCCGAGGCCGAGGGGCAGATCATCCTCTTCATCGACGAGGTCCACACCGTCGTCGGCGCGGGCAAGGCCGAGGGCGCCATGGACGCGGGCAACATGCTCAAGCCCGCCCTCGCGCGCGGCGAGCTGCACGCCGTGGGCGCCACCACCCTCGACGAGTACCGCAAGCACATCGAGAAGGATCCCGCGCTCGAGCGCCGCTTCCAGCCCGTGTTCGTGGGCGAGCCCAGCGTGCAGGACACGATCAGCATCCTGCGTGGCCTGAAGGAGCGCTACGAGGTGCACCACGGCGTGCACATCAAGGACGAGGCCATCGTCTCCGCCGCGGTCCTCTCGAATCGCTACATCACCGACCGCTTCCTGCCCGACAAGGCGATCGACCTCGTGGATGAAGCCGCCAGCCGC from Deltaproteobacteria bacterium includes the following:
- a CDS encoding DUF1059 domain-containing protein; protein product: MTRKVSDCRRMPSDSNCSLTISGEEDEVIQASVEHAVSVHGERDTPELRRMIREGLEEEPSGMDATLVKARESLGPAPH
- a CDS encoding NUDIX hydrolase encodes the protein MPEYKNPKPTVDTIIELPGDRIVLIQRKNPPHGWALPGGFVDEGESLEHAAVREAKEETTLDVTLTEQFFTYSDPKRDPRQHNISTVFIAKATGEPHGADDAKEARTFPFDAPPAPLCFDHEEILRDYLAYRRTGTKRKL